In the genome of Pseudomonas sp. Teo4, the window ATGCGGTTGGCCAACTGGTGGTACTTGTCGGCCAGCGCCGAGTTGGCGATGAAGTCCAGGTTCCACTTGTGCACCTGGTGCAGGTCGGCGAAACCGCCTTGGGCAAAGGCGCGCAGCAGGTTGAGGGTGGCGGTGGCCTGGTGGTAGGCCTGCAGCAGGCGGTCCGGGTCCGGCACGCGGCTTTTTCGTCGAAGCCGATGCCATTGACGATATCGCCGCGGTAGGCGGGCAGGGTGATATCGCCGATGGTTTCATCGCCTGCAGAGCGCGGCTTGGCGAATTGCCCGGCCATACGTCCGACTTTCACCACCGGCAGCCGGCGGCGAAGGTCATGACAATGGCCATCTGCAGCAGCACCTTGAAGGTGTCGCGGATTTTCGCGGCCGAGAACTCGGCGAAGCTTTCGGCGCAGTCGCCACCCTGCAGCAGGAAGGCCCGGCCTTCGGTGACCTCGGCGAACTGTCGGCGCAGCTCGCGCGCTTCGCCTGCAAATACCAGCGGCGGGTAGCTGGCCAGGGTCTGCTCGACCTTGAGCAGGTGCGCGGCGTCGGGGTAGGTCGGTTGCTGCTGGATCGGCAGGGCACGCCAGCTGTCAGGGCTCCACGGTCGGTTCATCACAGGCTCGGTCTTGTCGGTTGTAGGCTATTGGTCATGGTAACAGTTGGCGGTGCGCTTGTTGCGTCGCAGGTGTTGACGGACAATGCGCGTTTTTGTGCGGGCAGGTGGCAGTGATGGCGACGGAGCGGGAAGAGCGGCTACTGGCCCGGGTCGAAGATGCCTTTGGCGTGATCAGCGTGTACGAGGTGGACGACTACCGTTTTCTCGAGTTCGGCGATGCCATCGAGCAAAGCTGCGTGTTCACTGCCGACCCCAGTTGGCTGGAGTACGATTACACCCGCGCCATGCTGGTCGGCGCCCTGTGCCACGCGCAGCCTGAAAGCGCGCTGTTTCTGGGGTTGGGCGCCGGTACCCTGACCCAGGCTTGCATGAAGTTTTTGCCCCTTGAGGATATCGAGGCCATCGAACTGCGTCCGGACGTGCCGCGCCTGGCCATGGAGTACCTGGGGCTGGACGATGATCCGCGCTTGTACGTGCGCATCGGCGATGCCCTTGAGTTGCTGCCGAGCGCGGAACAGGCCGACCTGATCTTCGTCGACCTGTATACCGACCACGGGCCGGGTGTCGGCCACCTGGCGTGGAATTTTCTGGAGAACTGCCAGAAGCAGCTCAACCCAGGCGGTTGGCTGGTGATCAACCAGTGGGCCAACGATGACGGCAGGCCGCTGGGTGCGGCGCTGTTGCGTGGGCTGTACCACCGGCATTACTGGGAGCTGCCGGTGAAGGAGGGCAACGTGATCCTGCTGGTGCCGGCGGACCTTGAGCAGACGCTGGATCTGGACGGGGTGCGGGCGCGGGCCGAGGCGTTGATGCCGCGTTTGGGGTACAGCCTGGAGAGCCTGATTCGAGAAGTTCGGCCTGCCACTTGATTGTTTGGGGCCGCTTCGCGCCCATCGCAGGCTTCGCCAGCTCCCACCCGTTGGGAGCAGCCCAGAACGACCTGTGGGAGCTGGCGAAGCCTGCGATGGGGCGCGAAGCGGCCCCAGGATCGAAGGCTTGAAAAAGCGATTCAGCAAACACAAGCATGATGGCCATGCACTGGCTCCCAACCCTGAAAAATTTCCTCACGGTCCCCCTTCAATTCGGGTATAGTACGCGCCGGTCTTTTAGCGGACCTCAAAATCAGGTGGTGCAAATCCTCCGAGTCCAGCTTCGGCTGCACGTCCGCTAGGCGGACCTTCCCACGTATTCATTTTCAATCGTTTTCGCAAATCCCCGCCGCCAAAGCTGCCTGGGTGACCGTTTGGTCTTTCAAGGCATGTGCAGCTTTGGAGCATGGGTCTTTGCGGATGCACCCAGAGGCAGACCCATGACCAGGAAACCGGCGGATTCGCCGCTCTCGATCTTAATCCGAACATTGTTGCTGCCGTCCTGGCTACCGGCTACGAAGAGCCGTCGGCCATTCAGCACCAATCGATCCCGATCATCCTCGCCGGTCACGACATGATCGGCCAGGCGCAGACTGGCACCGGCAAGACCGCTGCCTTCGCCCTGCCGATCCTCAACAAGATCGACGTGAGCAAGCGCGAACCGCAAGCCCTGATCCTGGCGCCAACCCGTGAGTTGGCGCTGCAAGTAGCTACCGCATTCGAAACCTACGCCAAGCAGATGCCGGGCGTTAACGTGGTGGCCGTGTACGGTGGTGCCCCAATGGGCCCACAACTGCGTGCCATCCGCAACGGCGCGCAAATCGTCG includes:
- a CDS encoding spermidine synthase — encoded protein: MATEREERLLARVEDAFGVISVYEVDDYRFLEFGDAIEQSCVFTADPSWLEYDYTRAMLVGALCHAQPESALFLGLGAGTLTQACMKFLPLEDIEAIELRPDVPRLAMEYLGLDDDPRLYVRIGDALELLPSAEQADLIFVDLYTDHGPGVGHLAWNFLENCQKQLNPGGWLVINQWANDDGRPLGAALLRGLYHRHYWELPVKEGNVILLVPADLEQTLDLDGVRARAEALMPRLGYSLESLIREVRPAT